A window of the Desulfopila inferna genome harbors these coding sequences:
- a CDS encoding Bax inhibitor-1/YccA family protein, which produces MQGNVNQITVTQAKREASSIFLAKVFNWMAVGLGLTGIVALVTAESGIALNIASSPIFFILIIAELGMVFYLSARIERIQAGTATLLFYGYAILNGLTLSVIFLAYTRSSIAGTFFITAGMFGAMAVYGMTTKKDLSGWGSFLFMGLIGIIIATVVNIFLQSSSLYWAISFIGVFIFTGLTAYDVQKIKNMGEKGILEQGEEAIKKGAIMGALALYLDFINLFLMLLRIFGGNRN; this is translated from the coding sequence ATGCAGGGAAACGTTAATCAAATAACGGTTACGCAGGCAAAGAGAGAGGCGTCATCGATCTTTCTTGCCAAGGTGTTCAACTGGATGGCCGTGGGGCTCGGATTAACCGGCATCGTCGCTCTAGTGACTGCTGAGTCCGGTATAGCGCTCAACATTGCCTCGAGTCCTATTTTTTTCATTCTCATCATCGCCGAATTGGGAATGGTCTTTTATCTCTCGGCAAGAATCGAGCGTATTCAGGCCGGTACGGCCACGCTGCTCTTTTACGGTTATGCAATCCTGAACGGTCTGACCCTGTCCGTCATTTTTCTGGCCTATACCAGATCATCCATCGCCGGGACATTTTTCATTACCGCGGGGATGTTCGGCGCCATGGCAGTATACGGGATGACAACCAAAAAAGATCTTTCCGGATGGGGCTCATTCCTCTTTATGGGGCTTATCGGTATCATCATTGCGACAGTGGTGAATATTTTTCTGCAAAGCTCCAGCCTTTATTGGGCCATCTCCTTTATAGGTGTCTTTATTTTCACCGGGCTGACCGCCTATGATGTACAGAAAATAAAGAATATGGGAGAAAAGGGCATCCTGGAGCAGGGAGAGGAGGCCATCAAAAAAGGGGCAATAATGGGTGCACTTGCCCTCTATCTTGACTTTATCAACCTCTTCCTCATGTTATTGAGGATCTTCGGCGGCAATAGAAATTAA
- a CDS encoding YkgJ family cysteine cluster protein, with amino-acid sequence MIPKVVYHIFSLPVKALLTLLWLRISGRDFLISGSCHSCGQCCRSINLKYYKGWIRKEQQFDELLQEHPEYEIFHIDAKDHEGFLQFNCSKFDPEAGCLDYANRLDVCKRYPSKMLLLRGDSLISGCGYSVKEGIPFKKHLTAEMRRKEYR; translated from the coding sequence ATGATACCAAAAGTCGTTTATCATATTTTTTCGCTGCCGGTGAAAGCTCTGCTAACATTGCTGTGGCTCAGGATTTCCGGAAGAGATTTTCTGATCAGTGGCAGCTGCCATAGCTGTGGACAGTGCTGCCGGAGCATTAATCTAAAATACTATAAAGGCTGGATCCGCAAAGAGCAACAGTTTGATGAGCTGCTGCAGGAGCATCCTGAGTATGAGATATTCCACATTGACGCAAAGGATCACGAAGGTTTTCTCCAATTCAACTGCTCAAAGTTCGACCCTGAGGCCGGCTGTCTGGATTATGCAAATCGACTCGACGTCTGCAAAAGGTATCCGAGTAAAATGTTGCTCCTGCGTGGTGATTCATTGATTTCTGGTTGCGGATATAGTGTCAAAGAAGGGATTCCCTTTAAGAAACATCTAACCGCGGAGATGCGCAGGAAAGAGTACCGATGA
- the coaBC gene encoding bifunctional phosphopantothenoylcysteine decarboxylase/phosphopantothenate--cysteine ligase CoaBC yields MEYSFAGKRIVVGITGSIAAFKVAGWVSTLAKEEARVAVVMTESAQKFIAPLTFSALTGEPAYTSMFNQAQSSPMSHIDLAQDASAFLIAPASARTIARLAHGIADDLLSTTVLATRAPVVVCPAMNPKMYLHQATQDNLERLRQFGYHIVDPDSGLMACKDEGQGRLVEWESVQEVLLRCLLKNDLQGERILITAGPTREALDPARFISNRSSGKMGYALARAAYRRGADVVLVSGPTALQCPFGVKRIDVVTAREMYDAVLAEFNNATMLIKSAAVSDFRPAVSFEHKVKKENAGETIEVVRNPDILYEIGRLKRDPEQIVVGFAAESGNLIEEGKIKLQRKNLDLIAVNDITSADSGFEVETNKMILIDAEGSKQLPWASKTDTAHMIFDYICQNLRKTGN; encoded by the coding sequence ATGGAATATTCTTTTGCCGGCAAGAGAATTGTTGTGGGCATCACCGGAAGCATTGCCGCATTTAAAGTTGCGGGCTGGGTAAGTACCCTTGCCAAAGAAGAGGCCAGAGTCGCGGTTGTGATGACGGAATCGGCGCAGAAGTTCATAGCACCACTTACCTTCTCCGCATTAACGGGTGAGCCTGCCTACACTTCCATGTTTAATCAGGCTCAATCAAGCCCGATGTCCCATATCGACCTCGCTCAGGATGCCTCTGCTTTTCTCATTGCGCCGGCCTCGGCCAGGACAATTGCCCGGCTGGCTCACGGCATTGCCGATGATCTGCTGAGTACGACAGTGCTGGCGACCAGAGCGCCTGTCGTCGTCTGTCCGGCCATGAATCCGAAAATGTATCTTCATCAGGCAACGCAGGATAACCTCGAGAGGCTGCGTCAATTCGGCTATCATATAGTGGATCCGGATTCCGGACTGATGGCCTGCAAAGATGAAGGACAGGGGCGCCTGGTGGAATGGGAGAGTGTGCAGGAAGTTCTGCTGCGCTGCCTTCTGAAAAATGATCTGCAAGGAGAGCGGATACTGATTACAGCCGGTCCAACCAGAGAAGCACTTGATCCCGCGAGGTTTATCAGCAACAGGTCTTCCGGAAAAATGGGATATGCCCTGGCGCGGGCAGCATATAGAAGGGGTGCGGACGTTGTTCTTGTCAGCGGCCCGACAGCCCTTCAATGTCCGTTCGGAGTGAAAAGGATAGATGTTGTTACAGCCCGGGAGATGTATGATGCCGTCCTCGCTGAGTTCAATAATGCCACTATGCTGATCAAATCGGCGGCCGTGAGTGATTTCAGGCCGGCTGTGAGCTTTGAGCACAAGGTTAAGAAAGAAAATGCTGGTGAGACCATTGAGGTGGTACGCAATCCCGATATTCTCTATGAAATTGGGAGGCTGAAGAGAGATCCCGAGCAAATCGTGGTGGGATTCGCTGCTGAGAGCGGGAATCTGATAGAAGAGGGTAAAATAAAGCTGCAGCGCAAAAATCTGGATTTAATTGCTGTTAATGATATTACCTCCGCTGATTCCGGCTTCGAGGTGGAGACCAATAAGATGATTCTGATTGATGCTGAAGGTTCGAAACAGCTTCCCTGGGCGTCGAAAACTGACACGGCTCATATGATCTTCGATTATATCTGCCAGAATTTAAGAAAAACAGGAAATTAG
- a CDS encoding YchJ family protein: MKEKNRKTDGTHSCPCCSGKEFQYCCAPILADHSLAATPEMLMRSRYTAFVLQDAAHLLNSWDYPFRPDTLPLEESVRWLSLTIEKAPLPSEEAKEGLVSYTATFIQNSMLIEMRENSVFVRRKDTWYYREGDLTTSKKALSQNSPCPCSSTKKFKRCCFR; the protein is encoded by the coding sequence ATGAAAGAGAAAAACCGGAAAACCGATGGCACCCATAGCTGTCCCTGCTGCAGCGGCAAAGAATTCCAATACTGCTGTGCACCGATTCTCGCCGACCACTCCCTGGCTGCAACTCCGGAGATGCTGATGCGCTCAAGATATACGGCTTTTGTCCTCCAGGATGCAGCCCATCTCCTCAACAGCTGGGATTACCCTTTCCGACCTGATACCCTCCCCCTGGAAGAGAGCGTACGATGGCTCAGCCTGACTATCGAAAAAGCCCCGCTCCCCTCAGAGGAGGCAAAAGAAGGCCTGGTGAGTTACACCGCCACCTTTATCCAGAATTCGATGCTCATCGAGATGCGGGAAAACAGCGTCTTTGTGCGCAGAAAGGATACTTGGTATTACCGGGAAGGAGATTTGACAACCAGCAAAAAAGCTCTTTCCCAAAACTCCCCGTGCCCCTGTAGTTCTACCAAAAAATTCAAAAGATGCTGTTTCCGGTAA